From one Bacillus sp. FJAT-42376 genomic stretch:
- the menC gene encoding o-succinylbenzoate synthase: MTKIKKITLHLTEMKLVEPFESSLERVENRESIIVEVEDEHGAAGWGEGVAFSSPWYTEETVKTSLHMLEDFLIPIAFANEYSHPVEVSSSFSVLKRNRMAKAALEMAYWDLYGKQNNRSLSKLLGGTRTNIEAGVVIGLAPIQEMLNSVERALQAGYKRLKVKIKPGKDMDLIREIRRAYPDIPLMADANSAYSLEQAEHLKKLDEFNLLMIEQPLAADDIIDHSILQKMLRTPICLDESIESAEDARKAIQLGSCQIINIKPGRVGGLAEARKIHDLCEEAGIPVWCGGMLETGISRAHNIAAASLKNFTIPGDISASSRYWEEDLILPEVKVKNGTVQVPDGPGLGFEVDRGKLKKYTKKSFVYAK, translated from the coding sequence ATGACGAAGATAAAAAAAATCACCCTGCATCTGACCGAAATGAAACTTGTTGAGCCATTTGAGTCAAGTTTGGAGAGAGTGGAAAACCGGGAGAGCATCATTGTTGAAGTGGAAGATGAACACGGTGCAGCCGGCTGGGGAGAAGGTGTTGCTTTTTCCTCTCCTTGGTATACAGAGGAAACGGTGAAAACGAGTCTTCATATGCTGGAGGATTTCTTAATTCCGATCGCCTTTGCAAATGAATACAGCCACCCGGTTGAGGTAAGCTCCTCTTTCTCTGTACTGAAGCGAAACAGGATGGCGAAAGCCGCCTTGGAAATGGCATACTGGGATCTGTACGGAAAGCAAAACAACCGGTCCCTTTCCAAACTCCTCGGCGGAACCAGAACAAATATAGAAGCCGGAGTTGTCATCGGACTCGCTCCGATACAGGAAATGCTGAACTCAGTAGAGCGTGCATTGCAGGCGGGCTATAAACGATTAAAAGTAAAAATAAAGCCGGGGAAAGATATGGATCTGATTCGGGAAATCAGAAGGGCGTATCCTGATATTCCATTAATGGCGGATGCCAATTCAGCTTATTCCCTGGAACAGGCCGAACATTTGAAGAAACTGGATGAATTTAATTTGCTGATGATTGAGCAGCCTCTGGCGGCAGATGATATTATCGATCATTCCATTCTTCAAAAAATGCTCCGGACACCCATTTGCTTAGATGAAAGCATTGAATCCGCAGAAGATGCCAGAAAAGCCATTCAGCTCGGGAGCTGCCAAATCATTAATATAAAACCTGGACGGGTAGGAGGACTTGCCGAAGCGAGAAAAATCCATGATCTCTGCGAAGAGGCCGGAATTCCTGTATGGTGCGGGGGAATGCTGGAAACAGGGATTTCGAGAGCCCATAACATTGCGGCCGCATCGCTTAAAAACTTTACAATCCCTGGTGACATTTCTGCCTCTTCGCGATACTGGGAAGAGGATTTGATTTTACCTGAGGTGAAGGTTAAAAACGGAACGGTACAGGTTCCGGATGGTCCTGGCCTTGGTTTTGAAGTAGATCGGGGAAAACTGAAAAAATATACAAAAAAGAGTTTTGTCTACGCAAAATAA
- a CDS encoding o-succinylbenzoate--CoA ligase, translating into MPEQVMMPNWLMQRAYLTPDRTAVETKEESISFKNLHHEALYRAGGLKKLGVSKGDHIAVLMGNSIEMVKMLHAIFYTGATAVLLNTRLSKEEWLYQIQDSRSIMTIADHAYFDKLLVEKSQKWTAGDVFMQGEKPASYLQEFDLNDTAVIMYTSGTTGKPKGVMQTFGNHYWSAAGSALNLGLHSEDKWLAAVPLFHISGLSILFRSVIYGMTIQLHQRFDAEVINQSIMEDRISIISVVGTMLASMLDELEGRQYPNTFRCMLLGGGPAPAPLLNGCRDKGIPVFQTYGMTETSSQFATLSTEDAFKKLGSAGKPLFPCQIKIIGEDGTETDTGTPGEITVKGPNVMKGYWNKEEETNKVLKDGWLHTGDIGRMDEEGFLYVLDRRSDLIISGGENIYPAEIESILLEHPAVKEAGVAGIPDEKWGQVPYGFIVEAEPVSEEELIRYSTGKLAKYKVPKGFAFVHELPRNASRKLQRHLLKELKQ; encoded by the coding sequence ATGCCTGAACAAGTGATGATGCCAAACTGGCTTATGCAGCGTGCTTATTTAACACCGGACAGAACGGCTGTTGAGACAAAGGAAGAGTCTATTTCTTTTAAAAATCTCCATCACGAAGCGCTGTACAGAGCCGGGGGATTAAAGAAGCTCGGAGTTTCAAAAGGGGATCATATTGCTGTTTTAATGGGAAACAGTATAGAAATGGTGAAAATGCTCCACGCGATTTTTTACACTGGAGCAACCGCTGTATTGCTTAATACACGTCTCTCAAAAGAAGAATGGCTTTACCAGATTCAAGATTCACGTTCAATCATGACGATTGCTGATCACGCTTACTTTGATAAACTCTTGGTGGAGAAGAGTCAAAAATGGACAGCCGGCGATGTCTTTATGCAGGGAGAAAAACCGGCATCTTATTTACAGGAATTCGATTTGAACGATACAGCTGTGATTATGTATACGTCGGGTACAACCGGAAAACCAAAAGGGGTCATGCAAACATTCGGCAATCATTACTGGAGTGCTGCAGGATCAGCGCTTAATTTAGGACTGCATTCAGAGGATAAATGGCTTGCAGCTGTCCCCCTGTTTCATATCAGCGGGCTATCCATCTTATTTAGAAGTGTGATTTATGGAATGACGATACAGCTTCATCAGCGCTTCGATGCTGAAGTCATTAATCAATCGATTATGGAGGACCGGATCAGTATTATTTCCGTGGTGGGCACAATGCTTGCTTCGATGCTTGATGAATTGGAAGGCCGGCAATATCCGAACACCTTCCGCTGTATGCTTTTAGGCGGTGGTCCTGCTCCCGCGCCGCTTCTGAATGGATGCAGAGATAAGGGGATTCCAGTGTTTCAAACATATGGAATGACCGAAACTTCCTCCCAATTTGCCACACTTTCCACAGAAGACGCTTTTAAAAAATTGGGTTCGGCCGGTAAACCTCTTTTTCCATGCCAGATTAAAATTATCGGGGAAGACGGAACAGAAACGGACACCGGAACTCCTGGTGAAATTACCGTTAAAGGGCCCAACGTCATGAAAGGATATTGGAATAAAGAGGAGGAAACAAACAAAGTTCTGAAAGACGGCTGGCTCCATACTGGAGATATTGGCCGTATGGATGAAGAGGGATTCCTTTATGTGCTGGACCGCCGGTCGGATCTCATCATTTCAGGCGGGGAAAATATTTATCCGGCTGAAATTGAATCAATTCTATTGGAGCATCCTGCTGTGAAAGAAGCGGGAGTGGCAGGAATTCCGGATGAAAAATGGGGACAGGTTCCATACGGATTTATTGTGGAAGCTGAGCCGGTTTCAGAAGAGGAACTGATCCGCTACAGTACAGGAAAACTAGCTAAATATAAAGTGCCCAAAGGATTTGCTTTCGTTCATGAACTGCCAAGGAATGCATCTCGAAAACTCCAGCGGCATTTATTGAAAGAGCTGAAACAATGA
- the menB gene encoding 1,4-dihydroxy-2-naphthoyl-CoA synthase, which translates to MSFEWVAERKYEDILYETYNGIAKITINRPEVHNAFRPKTVMELIDAFAYARDDSNVGVIILTGAGEKAFCSGGDQKVRGHGGYVGEDQIPRLNVLDLQRLIRVIPKPVIAMVAGYAIGGGHVLHIVCDLTIAAENAVFGQTGPKVGSFDAGYGSGYLARIVGHKKAREIWFLCRQYGAQEALDMGLVNTVVPLEQLEKETVQWCEEILEKSPTAIRFLKAAFNADTDGLAGIQQFAGDATLLYYTTDEAKEGRDAFKEKRNPDFKQFPRFP; encoded by the coding sequence ATGTCATTTGAATGGGTAGCAGAACGTAAATATGAAGATATTCTTTATGAAACGTACAATGGTATTGCAAAAATCACAATTAATCGTCCTGAGGTACATAATGCATTCCGTCCCAAAACGGTTATGGAGTTGATTGATGCTTTTGCTTATGCAAGAGACGACTCGAATGTTGGGGTCATTATTCTTACCGGAGCCGGAGAAAAAGCATTTTGCTCTGGCGGAGATCAGAAGGTCCGCGGCCATGGAGGCTATGTGGGAGAAGACCAAATTCCACGTTTAAATGTACTGGATCTGCAAAGACTCATCCGTGTGATTCCGAAACCCGTCATTGCGATGGTGGCCGGATACGCCATCGGAGGCGGACATGTTCTTCATATCGTCTGCGACCTTACAATTGCAGCTGAAAATGCTGTGTTTGGACAAACTGGCCCTAAAGTTGGAAGCTTTGATGCAGGCTATGGTTCAGGTTATCTGGCACGCATCGTCGGCCATAAAAAGGCACGTGAAATTTGGTTCCTGTGCCGTCAGTATGGTGCACAGGAAGCACTGGACATGGGGCTTGTCAACACAGTTGTTCCTCTGGAGCAGCTGGAAAAAGAAACGGTTCAATGGTGTGAGGAAATCTTGGAGAAAAGCCCAACGGCCATCCGTTTCCTTAAAGCAGCTTTCAACGCAGATACAGACGGTCTTGCAGGCATCCAGCAATTTGCCGGAGATGCGACTCTACTGTATTACACAACGGATGAAGCGAAAGAAGGAAGAGATGCGTTTAAAGAAAAACGCAATCCTGACTTCAAACAGTTCCCGCGTTTCCCTTAA
- the menH gene encoding 2-succinyl-6-hydroxy-2,4-cyclohexadiene-1-carboxylate synthase, producing MIKSIRGVSYHIDIHGEGAPLLLLHGFTGSLNDWDEMLPLLQGYTLIRIDLIGHGKTEAPENDARYTMQEVCKDLARLLDELELPKISLAGYSMGGRTALCFAAAYPERVERLILESASPGLKTAKEREARRESDVLLAERILSEGVASFIGHWEKQPLFASQEKLSEEKKAFIRAQRLANRPEGLSNSLKGMGTGSQPNLWDELGKSELQVLIMAGELDSKFCKIGKDMNERFKYSQYIEVKEAGHAIHVEQPRLFGTIVNGFLKQ from the coding sequence ATGATTAAAAGCATCAGAGGGGTCAGCTACCATATTGACATTCACGGTGAGGGAGCGCCGCTTCTTCTTCTTCACGGATTTACCGGTTCTTTAAACGATTGGGATGAAATGCTTCCTTTGCTTCAAGGATATACACTCATCCGCATCGATTTGATTGGACACGGGAAAACGGAAGCTCCTGAAAATGACGCGCGTTACACCATGCAAGAAGTGTGCAAAGATTTAGCCAGATTGCTGGATGAACTTGAATTGCCGAAAATTTCTTTAGCAGGGTATTCTATGGGCGGAAGGACTGCTTTATGTTTTGCTGCTGCTTATCCCGAACGAGTCGAGCGGCTCATTTTAGAAAGTGCTTCTCCCGGGCTGAAAACAGCAAAAGAAAGAGAAGCAAGAAGGGAAAGCGATGTTCTCTTAGCGGAGCGGATCCTTTCAGAAGGGGTGGCTTCTTTCATAGGCCATTGGGAAAAGCAGCCTTTGTTTGCCAGCCAGGAGAAGTTAAGTGAGGAAAAAAAGGCCTTCATCCGCGCTCAGCGTCTGGCCAACCGTCCGGAGGGGCTTTCAAACAGTCTAAAAGGAATGGGAACAGGAAGTCAGCCAAATTTGTGGGATGAGCTGGGGAAAAGTGAGCTGCAGGTTCTTATTATGGCGGGAGAACTGGATTCAAAGTTCTGCAAAATCGGCAAAGATATGAATGAGCGGTTCAAATACAGCCAATATATAGAAGTAAAAGAAGCCGGACATGCAATCCACGTGGAACAGCCGCGATTATTTGGTACAATAGTAAATGGGTTTCTAAAACAATAA